One genomic segment of Novisyntrophococcus fermenticellae includes these proteins:
- the pfkA gene encoding 6-phosphofructokinase has protein sequence MATETQLKTIGVLTSGGDAPGMNAAIRAAVRRGLQKGAKMKGILKGYDGLMNEEIIDLSARDVSDTIQRGGTILYTARCAEMRTEEGQKKAAEVCRKNGIDGLVVIGGDGSFAGAQKLANLGINTVGVPGTIDLDIACTEYTIGFDTAVNTAMEAIDKVRDTSTSHERCSIIEVMGRNAGYLALWCGIANGAEDILLPEKYDYDEQRIIENIIENRRKGKKHHIIVNAEGIGHSSSMARRIEAATGIETRATILGHMQRGGSPTCKDRVYASIMGAYAVDLLLSGKTKRVVGYRNGEYMDFDINEALAMTKSIPEYQYEIARALSYNYNR, from the coding sequence ATGGCTACAGAAACGCAATTGAAAACAATCGGTGTTTTAACCAGTGGCGGGGATGCTCCGGGCATGAATGCCGCAATTCGGGCAGCAGTACGGCGTGGTCTGCAAAAGGGTGCAAAGATGAAAGGTATCCTGAAGGGCTATGATGGCCTCATGAATGAGGAAATTATAGATTTATCTGCAAGAGATGTGTCGGATACGATACAGCGCGGAGGAACAATCCTTTATACAGCACGCTGTGCGGAGATGCGTACGGAAGAAGGGCAGAAGAAAGCAGCGGAGGTTTGCCGGAAGAATGGAATCGACGGGTTGGTTGTAATCGGCGGTGATGGTTCTTTTGCAGGGGCGCAGAAGCTGGCTAATTTAGGAATTAATACGGTGGGTGTTCCGGGAACCATAGATCTGGACATTGCCTGTACAGAGTATACCATCGGTTTTGATACGGCTGTGAATACTGCCATGGAAGCCATAGATAAGGTACGTGATACCTCTACCTCCCATGAACGCTGCAGTATTATTGAGGTTATGGGAAGGAATGCCGGATATCTTGCGTTGTGGTGCGGAATTGCCAATGGTGCAGAGGATATTCTTCTTCCGGAAAAGTATGATTACGATGAGCAGCGGATTATCGAGAACATTATCGAAAACCGCAGGAAGGGTAAAAAGCATCATATTATTGTCAATGCGGAAGGCATCGGGCATTCTTCAAGTATGGCAAGAAGGATTGAGGCTGCCACAGGAATCGAGACACGTGCTACCATACTGGGGCATATGCAAAGGGGCGGAAGCCCTACCTGCAAAGACAGAGTTTACGCATCGATTATGGGTGCATACGCAGTGGATCTTCTTCTGTCCGGAAAAACCAAAAGAGTTGTGGGATACAGGAACGGGGAATATATGGATTTTGACATCAATGAAGCCCTTGCCATGACAAAATCAATACCGGAGTATCAATATGAAATTGCCAGGGCACTTTCCTATAATTATAATAGATAA
- a CDS encoding TrmH family RNA methyltransferase has protein sequence MITSSSNAQVKRVIQLNNKSKERKKQKLFVAEGIKMFQEAPREWIERIFVTEDFEKEHGEYLSKTKYEVVEERIFRQMSDIQSPQGVLCLIRMPAYTLQEVLSGPQPLCMILEDLQDPGNLGTIVRTAEGAGVTGLLMSKNTVDIYNPKTIRSTMGSIYRVPFIYIEDLCEILSELKHRGIITYAAHLQGEHTYDSEDYTGGTAFFIGNEGNGLSKSLADRSDYLIRVPMEGEVESLNAAVASAVLMYEAYRQRHFVTKT, from the coding sequence ATGATTACGAGCAGTTCAAATGCCCAGGTAAAGCGGGTAATACAGTTAAACAACAAATCAAAAGAACGTAAAAAGCAGAAGCTTTTCGTCGCAGAAGGAATTAAGATGTTTCAGGAAGCCCCGAGAGAATGGATTGAACGTATATTTGTCACGGAGGACTTTGAAAAAGAGCATGGGGAGTATCTGTCCAAAACAAAGTATGAAGTGGTGGAAGAACGTATCTTTCGCCAGATGTCTGACATCCAGTCACCCCAGGGGGTCTTGTGTCTGATCCGGATGCCGGCTTATACCTTACAGGAGGTTCTGTCCGGGCCCCAACCTCTATGTATGATATTAGAAGATTTGCAGGATCCGGGAAATTTGGGGACCATTGTGAGGACAGCTGAAGGAGCCGGCGTAACCGGATTACTGATGAGTAAAAACACCGTGGATATTTACAACCCCAAGACCATTCGTTCCACGATGGGTTCTATATACCGGGTTCCGTTTATATATATAGAAGATCTATGTGAAATATTGTCAGAACTCAAACACAGAGGAATTATCACATATGCCGCCCACCTTCAAGGAGAGCATACGTATGATAGTGAGGATTACACGGGTGGGACTGCATTTTTTATCGGAAATGAAGGAAATGGTCTGAGTAAAAGCCTTGCAGACAGATCTGATTATCTGATCCGGGTACCCATGGAGGGAGAAGTGGAGTCTTTAAATGCTGCAGTAGCATCTGCGGTACTTATGTATGAAGCATATCGTCAGAGACATTTTGTTACAAAAACTTAA
- a CDS encoding polysaccharide deacetylase family protein gives MEKKKKKQKRLIFKTTILVILLCVMGVSIFVLAGGLEKKGKKPADSSGSESAAGEDEPGSSSVSAPVSNPADDKAAILTEAEQMAVQYDFEGAIAKLNEIPDANSDPDILTRIAEFQAAQNSLVATDPTQVTHVFYHSLVVDPQKAFFQQNSATAGFCQWMTTVDEFNRITQQMYDKGYVLVDLHDLVEETADENGVVHITKKPILLPEGKIPFVLSLDDLSYYHSYDGRGVASKMVVDQEGNPTCEYIQDDGTVVTGAYDCVPLLDQFIKEHPDFSYKGAKGTIALTGYNGILGYRTDIAYKTKENLSADQRAWLDAHPDFDWDKECEEAKKVADAIKAKGWKFASHTWGHMRIGDASMEHLKSDTEKWQNYVAPLIGGSDTIIFAHGQDLANWNEEYSSTEKFQYLKEQGFSIFCNVDSSQYFVQQGDLFFRMGRRNLDGYRLYQAVFDGSDKLNDLMDPGSVWDQNRPSDPSLYTI, from the coding sequence ATGGAAAAGAAAAAAAAGAAACAAAAAAGATTGATATTTAAGACAACCATACTGGTTATCCTTCTGTGTGTTATGGGAGTATCCATCTTTGTTCTGGCCGGAGGACTTGAGAAAAAGGGCAAGAAGCCGGCTGACAGCAGCGGATCTGAATCGGCAGCCGGCGAAGATGAACCGGGAAGCTCGTCGGTATCGGCACCGGTCTCCAATCCTGCGGATGATAAAGCAGCAATCCTGACAGAGGCGGAACAGATGGCCGTACAGTATGACTTTGAAGGTGCAATTGCAAAGCTGAACGAAATTCCGGATGCGAACAGTGATCCCGACATTCTTACCAGGATAGCTGAGTTTCAGGCGGCACAGAACAGCCTGGTGGCAACGGATCCGACACAGGTGACTCATGTATTCTACCATTCTTTAGTGGTAGATCCCCAGAAGGCATTTTTTCAGCAAAACAGTGCAACTGCCGGATTTTGCCAGTGGATGACAACCGTGGATGAGTTTAACCGTATCACGCAGCAGATGTATGATAAAGGATATGTTCTTGTGGATCTCCATGACCTTGTGGAAGAGACTGCCGATGAGAACGGAGTAGTTCATATAACCAAGAAACCGATTCTGCTGCCGGAAGGTAAGATCCCATTTGTTCTCTCCCTGGATGATTTAAGCTATTATCACAGCTACGACGGGCGGGGCGTTGCCAGTAAGATGGTGGTAGATCAGGAGGGCAATCCGACCTGCGAATACATTCAGGATGATGGCACAGTGGTTACGGGGGCGTATGACTGTGTTCCGCTTCTGGATCAGTTTATAAAAGAACATCCGGATTTTTCCTATAAGGGGGCAAAAGGAACGATTGCGCTGACCGGTTATAATGGCATTCTGGGATATCGTACGGATATTGCCTATAAGACGAAAGAGAACCTGTCCGCGGACCAGCGTGCATGGCTGGATGCCCATCCTGACTTTGACTGGGATAAAGAGTGTGAAGAGGCCAAAAAAGTCGCCGATGCAATAAAGGCAAAAGGATGGAAGTTTGCGAGCCATACATGGGGACATATGAGAATTGGAGATGCTTCTATGGAGCATCTGAAATCAGATACGGAAAAGTGGCAGAACTATGTGGCTCCTCTGATTGGCGGATCTGATACCATTATATTTGCCCATGGACAGGATCTGGCAAACTGGAATGAAGAATATTCTTCTACTGAGAAATTCCAGTATCTGAAAGAACAGGGTTTTAGCATTTTCTGCAATGTTGACTCGTCGCAGTATTTTGTTCAGCAGGGAGATTTGTTCTTCCGGATGGGCAGAAGAAATCTGGATGGTTACCGATTGTATCAAGCAGTATTTGACGGATCCGACAAATTAAATGATCTGATGGATCCCGGCAGTGTATGGGATCAGAATAGGCCGAGTGATCCGTCGCTCTATACGATATAG